Part of the Borrelia hispanica CRI genome is shown below.
TGTTTTTAAGTTCATTGAATTTACTATCAAATTCTACTCTCACTTTATCAAGTTTATTATCAAGTTCTAGCTTAGCAGAGTTAACCTCAGATTTTAGTTTATCTTCCACTTTATCAATTTTGTTATCAAGCTCTATTTTTACCTTATCAAGGTTATTATTAAATTCTAATTTAACAGAAGTAAATTCAGATTTTAACCTATCTTCTACCTTGTCGATTCTATTATCAAGTTCATTAAATTTATTGTCAATTTTATTGTCAAGACCTACTTTTATCTTATCAAGTTTATTATCAAGTTCTAGTTTAACAGAGACAATTTCAGATTTTAAAATACCTTCTATCTTATCAATTGTAGTATTAAAATGGTTTTCCAAGTATTCAAGATCT
Proteins encoded:
- the bdr gene encoding Bdr family repetitive protein; its protein translation is MAQPQPIITQHMVLTELLKAGINRDIATDLSYRYYKNELTYKDLEYLENHFNTTIDKIEGILKSEIVSVKLELDNKLDKIKVGLDNKIDNKFNELDNRIDKVEDRLKSEFTSVKLEFNNNLDKVKIELDNKIDKVEDKLKSEVNSAKLELDNKLDKVRVEFDSKFNELKNTGKLHNWMFGTIITLNIGIFLALFSIIYSILSTK